The Daucus carota subsp. sativus chromosome 7, DH1 v3.0, whole genome shotgun sequence genome window below encodes:
- the LOC108194685 gene encoding pumilio homolog 12 translates to MGKQLNELEFDEFEKLLGEIPSATSRNPNLISEESGIANQRTTTNGKLVNGHGNLDVGNASLDRTQKSDINIIQQEEPNLPDDQSLTSVFAEFGFSDREIAGSASPLINNAVFGLNGQYTNGFTSFASNMDPHFLISPPRAASISPIAFDGFNVNVQPMKKQPTDNFTHAVPLGHDMHGFHPSPNVPIPSIEFPVIQNRQQLYADGLSGLSYLHPQLNQPQVTWRRIEEEQYFRMHQHFMYLQQLRNQQLEAQHPIQECGNIVQLMNRNARHLCQEKPVSYHLEECKQEPLFSKTMYHKSTDHIRSTIPSANVHSGRVSEQVGKHKFPEKILTRANGLNSLRSVKFGSFGGDEPILNVNHNGRVLPKEYINHSISAQNFELQMENTSSCGFSTGTYDFKLNSTKPPLHKYNSLEEFAGRIHLMAKDQHGCRFLQRIFTEGNQEDVEKIFRETIVHIVELMTDPFGNYLVQKLLEVCDENQQMQILHSITRKPGDLVRISCDMHGTRAVQKIIETLKTQEQFSTIVSALKPGIVTIIKNMNGNHVAQRCLQYLTTEHSEFLFDAATANCVELATDRHGCCVLQKCLNHSNDAQRHRLVQKITSNALILSQDPFGNYVVQYVFEIHVPWAAAEILDQLEGNYADLSIQKYSSNVVEKCLKYAGEEGRLSIIQELIDSTCIDRIMQDPYGNYVVQAALNLSKGALHVALVEAIRTNVHVLRSSPYGKKVLSSNGLKK, encoded by the exons ATGGGAAAACAATTAAATGAACTTGAGTTTGATGAATTTGAAAAACTTCTGGGCGAGATTCCGAGTGCAACTTCCAGGAACCCCAACCTAATCTCAGAAGAATCTGGAATTGCTAACCAAAGAACAACAACTAATGGAAAGCTGGTTAACGGTCATGGGAATTTAGATGTAGGAAATGCATCTTTGGATAGAACTCAGAAATCTGATATCAATATAATACAACAAGAAGAACCAAATCTCCCTGATGATCAGTCCTTAACCTCTGTGTTTGCAGAATTTGGTTTCAGTGACAGGGAAATTGCAGGCTCTGCAAGTCCTCTTATCAACAATGCAGTTTTTGGACTGAATGGACAATACACAAATGGCTTCACGAGTTTTGCGTCAAATATGGACCCTCATTTTTTAATTAGTCCACCTAGAGCAGCAAGTATTTCCCCTATTGCTTTTGATGGGTTTAATGTGAATGTCCAACCAATGAAGAAGCAGCCAACTGACAATTTCACTCATGCTGTGCCATTAGGTCATGATATGCACGGATTTCACCCATCACCAAATGTTCCTATTCCTAGCATAGAGTTTCCAGTCATTCAAAATCGGCAGCAACTCTATGCAGATGGTCTATCTGGATTATCTTATTTACATCCACAACTCAATCAACCTCAAGTAACATGGAGACGCATAGAAGAGGAACAATATTTCAGAATGCATCAACATTTCATGTATCTGCAGCAACTTCGTAATCAACAGTTGGAAGCTCAGCATCCCATTCAAGAATGTGGAAACATTGTACAGCTTATGAACAGGAATGCACGACACCTATGTCAGGAGAAGCCAGTCTCTTATCACCTAGAGGAATGTAAGCAAGAGCCATTGTTTAGCAAGACTATGTATCATAAGAGCACGGATCATATTCGTTCCACTATTCCCTCAGCTAATGTTCACTCAGGCAGAGTTTCTGAACAAGTGGGTAAACATAAGTTCCCAGAAAAGATTCTTACTAGGGCAAATGGTTTAAATTCTCTTAGGTCTGTCAAGTTTGGTTCCTTTGGAGGTGACGAGCCTATTTTAAATGTGAACCATAATGGAAGGGTTTTGCCAAAAGAATATATCAATCACAGTATATCGGCCCAGAATTTTGAACTCCAAATGGAAAACACAAGCTCATGTGGTTTCTCAACTGGCACTTATGACTTCAAATTGAATAGCACAAAGCCGCCACTTCATAAATACAACTCCTTGGAGGAATTCGCGGGTAGAATACATCTTATGGCAAAAGATCAACATGGGTGCAGGTTCTTACAGAGAATATTTACCGAGGGAAATCAAGAAGATGTAGAGAAAATATTCCGTGAAACAATTGTACACATTGTTGAGCTTATGACCGATCCTTTTGGAAATTACCTTGTCCAGAAGCTTCTGGAAGTATGTGATGAGAATCAACAGATGCAGATACTCCATTCCATCACAAGAAAACCCGGAGATCTTGTTAGAATTTCATGCGACATGCACGG GACTAGAGCTGTTCAGAAAATTATTGAAACACTCAAGACACAAGAACAATTTTCAACTATTGTTTCCGCACTGAAGCCAGGAATAGTtactataataaaaaatatgaacgGCAATCATGTTGCCCAACGATGTCTGCAGTACTTAACGACTGAACATAGTGAG TTCCTCTTTGATGCAGCGACAGCTAATTGTGTTGAACTAGCAACAGATCGTCATGGGTGTTGTGTGCTACAAAAATGCTTAAACCATTCTAATGATGCACAAAGACATCGTTTGGTCCAGAAGATCACATCAAATGCCCTTATTCTCTCTCAAGATCCATTTGG AAATTATGTAGTGCAATATGTCTTTGAGATTCATGTTCCGTGGGCAGCTGCTGAAATTCTTGACCAACTTGAAGGAAACTATGCTGACTTGTCAATTCAGAAGTATAGTAGTAATGTAGTTGAGAAATGCCTTAAATATGCAGGCGAAGAAGGTCGACTTTCAATTATTCAAGAGCTTATAGACAGTACTTGTATAGATCGAATCATGCAAGATCCATATGGAAATTATGTTGTCCAAGCAGCACTAAATCTTTCCAAG GGAGCTCTTCATGTTGCATTGGTGGAGGCTATAAGAACAAATGTTCATGTGCTCCGAAGTAGCCCATACGGAAAGAAAGTTCTTTCGAGCAATGGACTAAAAAAATGA
- the LOC108193359 gene encoding uncharacterized protein LOC108193359, whose amino-acid sequence MVKKQVPDWLNSSLWSSNPPPPPPRQPSPPPSSSVVRKPVVPAPIKPPEPVKVEARDPLRDGVSSSGSDHDYSGAPSPSSSSTLEDVSKQALLLQEISNKLISMSELRRLASQGIPDGAGVRSTVWKLLLGYLPNDRGLWPSELAKKRSQYKNFKDELLMNPSEIARKKDNSISVDHDEPRTESKGLLSRSKITQDEHPLSLGTTSAWNKFFQDTEIIEQIDRDVMRTHPDLHFFSGDTPFAKSNQEALRSILIIFAKLNPGIRYVQGMNEVLAPLFYVFRNDPIEENASNAEADTFFCFVELISGFRDNFCQQLDNSVVGIRSTITKLSQLLKEHDEELWRHLEVTTKVNPQFYAFRWITLLLTQEFTFADSLHIWDTLLSDPEGPQETLLRVCCAMLILVRRRLLAGDFTSNLKLLQNYPSTNISHLLYVANKLRSHPVG is encoded by the exons ATGGTGAAAAAGCAAGTCCCCGATTGGCTCAACAGTTCGCTGTGGTCCTCCAATCCTCCTCCGCCGCCGCCACGTCAGCCCTCTCCGCCGCCGTCTTCCTCCGTCGTCCGGAAGCCTGTTGTCCCGGCGCCGATAAAACCGCCGGAACCTGTGAAGGTCGAGGCGAGAGATCCGCTGCGTGATGGTGTCAGTAGTAGTGGGAGTGATCATGATTATAGTGGCGCGCCTTCTCCGTCGAGTTCTTCTACGCTGGAAGATGTTTCGAAACAGGCTCTGCTTTTGCAGGAG ATATCAAACAAGCTTATCAGTATGAGTGAGTTGCGGAGACTTGCATCACAGGGTATACCTGATGGCGCTGGCGTTCGAAGTACTGTTTGGAAG TTATTATTGGGGTATCTCCCTAATGATCGAGGGCTGTGGCCTTCCGAATTAGCCAAGAAGAGGTCTCAGTACAAAAATTTCAAAGATGAACTTTTGATGAATCCT TCAGAAATTGCAAGGAAGAAGGATAACTCTATCAGTGTAGACCACGATGAACCAAGGACTGAGAGCAAAGGCTTACTCTCGAGATCAAAAATCACTCAAGACGAGCACCCTCTGAGCCTTGGGACGACAAGTGCCTGGAACAAGTTCTTCCAG GACACTGAGATCATTGAACAGATTGACCGGGATGTGATGCGTACTCATCCCGACCTTCATTTTTTCTCTGGAGACACACCGTTTGCAAAATCTAATCAG GAGGCGCTGCGaagtatattgattatatttgcCAAGTTGAATCCTGGTATAAGATATGTGCAAGGAATGAATGAAGTATTGGCACCCTTGTTTTATGTGTTCAGAAACGACCCTATTGAGGAGAATGCA TCCAACGCAGAAGCAGAcacatttttttgttttgtggAACTGATAAGTGGATTCCGCGACAATTTCTGTCAGCAGCTTGACAATAGTGTGGTGGGGATACGTTCGACGATTACAAAGTTATCTCAGCTTTTGAAAGAGCATGATGAAGAATTGTGGCGTCATCTTGAAGTCACAACTAAA GTAAATCCCCAGTTCTATGCATTCAGATGGATTACTCTCCTGTTGACTCAAGAATTTACTTTTGCGGACAGTCTTCACATTTGGGATACACTCTTAAGTGACCCTGAAGGTCCTCAA GAGACATTACTTCGTGTTTGCTGTGCAATGCTCATTCTTGTGCGGAGGCGTCTCCTTGCTGGCGACTTCACCTCTAATCTCAAGTTGCTGCAGAATTATCCATCAACAAACATTAGCCACTTACTGTATGTTGCCAACAAGTTGCGTTCTCATCCAGTCGGATAG
- the LOC108193379 gene encoding O-fucosyltransferase 1 isoform X2, which yields MLHLQLLPRLVWRTYGVLLRRKVGDLHLLHDLIGPLLQMKAMAICVFVVMEICNAVLAARIMNATLVLPELDANSFWHDDSGFQGIYDVDHFVNSLKDDVRIVMSIPEIQKNGKTKKLKAFQIRPPRDAPVSWYTKDALEKMKEHGAIYLTPFSHRLAEEIDIPEYQRLRCRVNYHALRFKPHIMKLSNSIVSNLRTEGHFMAIHLRFEMDMLAFAGCYDIFNPEEQRILKKYRKENFKEKDLKYSERRAIGKCPLTPEEVGLILSSMGFENSTRIYIAAGDLFGGERFMQPFESMFPHLENHKTVDTSGELAESTRGLLGSAVDYMVCLLSDIFMPTYDGPSNFANNLMGHRQYHGFRTTLHPDRKALAPIFIDREKGRTAGFEEAVRRTMLKTNFGGPHKRVPPESFFTNSWPECFCQTDPQNLADRCPPSDTVQIVESQMDSDTTINSDTTQSNMTAVVER from the exons ATGCTGCACCTCCAGCTCCTTCCAAG GTTAGTGTGGAGAACCTATGGGGTACTGCTACGTCGGAAGGTTGGAGACCTTCATCTGCTCCACGATCTGATTGGCCCC CTCCTCCAAATGAAAGCAATGGCTATCTGCGTGTTCGTTGTAATGGAG ATATGCAATGCAGTTCTTGCTGCAAGAATCATGAATGCTACACTTGTGCTTCCTGAGTTGGACGCAAACTCCTTTTGGCATGATGACAG TGGTTTTCAGGGTATATATGATGTCGATCATTTTGTCAATTCACTCAAGGATGATGTACGTATTGTAATGAGCATtcctgaaattcaaaaaaatggaaaaacaaAGAAGTTAAAGGCGTTCCAG ATTCGACCTCCTAGAGATGCTCCTGTCAGTTGGTATACAAAAGATGCTTTGGAGAAGATGAAAGAACATGGTGCTATCTATCTCACTCCTTTTTCCCATCGTCTTGCTGAAGAGATTGACATACCGGAATACCAGCGATTGAGATGCAGAGTTAACTACCATGCTCTCAGATTCAAGCCACATATTATGAAGTTAAGTAACTCGATAGTCAGCAATCTTCGTACAGAAGGCCACTTCATGGCAATTCATCTTCGGTTTGAGATGGATATGTTAGCATTTGCTGG GTGCTATGATATATTTAATCCTGAGGAGCAAAGGATATTAAAGAAATATCGGAAGGAAAATTTTAAAGAGAAGGATCTTAAATACAGTGAAAGAAGGGCTATTGGAAAATGTCCGCTGACACCAGAAGAG GTTGGTCTAATCTTGAGTTCGATGGGATTTGAAAATTCCACAAGGATTTACATTGCAGCTGGTGATTTATTTGGCGGTGAGCGGTTTATGCAGCCTTTTGAATCCATGTTCCCACACCTTGAGAACCACAAAACGGTTGATACCTCTGGTGAGCTAGCTGAGAGCACTCGGGGCTTATTAGGCTCTGCTGTGGATTACATGGTTTGTCTTCTGTCTGACATATTTATGCCAACATACGATGGACCTAGCAATTTTGCCAATAATTTAATGGGCCATCGTCAATATCATGGTTTTCGCACCACACTTCATCCTGATAGGAAAGCCCTTGCTCCAATCTTCATTGATCGAGAAAAGGGGAGAACAGCTGGTTTTGAAGAAGCTGTCCGGCGTACAATGCTCAAGACAAATTTCGGAGGTCCTCATAAACGAGTCCCTCCGGAGTCTTTCTTTACAAATTCTTGGCCTGAATGCTTTTGCCAAACAGACCCACAAAATCTTGCCGATAGATGTCCACCAAGTGATACAGTGCAGATAGTAGAAAGTCAAATGGACAGCGATACAACAATCAACTCAGATACCACCCAATCTAACATGACGGCTGTGGTAGAAAGATAG
- the LOC108193379 gene encoding O-fucosyltransferase 1 isoform X1, giving the protein MWKRGVHNRSNAIKKRLFGKLSIVVIVIVICTGSLFASTKTYYNAAPPAPSKVSVENLWGTATSEGWRPSSAPRSDWPPPPNESNGYLRVRCNGGLNQQRTAICNAVLAARIMNATLVLPELDANSFWHDDSGFQGIYDVDHFVNSLKDDVRIVMSIPEIQKNGKTKKLKAFQIRPPRDAPVSWYTKDALEKMKEHGAIYLTPFSHRLAEEIDIPEYQRLRCRVNYHALRFKPHIMKLSNSIVSNLRTEGHFMAIHLRFEMDMLAFAGCYDIFNPEEQRILKKYRKENFKEKDLKYSERRAIGKCPLTPEEVGLILSSMGFENSTRIYIAAGDLFGGERFMQPFESMFPHLENHKTVDTSGELAESTRGLLGSAVDYMVCLLSDIFMPTYDGPSNFANNLMGHRQYHGFRTTLHPDRKALAPIFIDREKGRTAGFEEAVRRTMLKTNFGGPHKRVPPESFFTNSWPECFCQTDPQNLADRCPPSDTVQIVESQMDSDTTINSDTTQSNMTAVVER; this is encoded by the exons ATGTGGAAGAGAGGAGTGCATAACCGTAGTAACGCAATTAAGAAGAGGCTTTTCGGAAAGTTATCGATTGTGGTTATCGTAATTGTGATCTGCACTGGCTCCTTGTTTGCTTCCACTAAAACTTACTACAATGCTGCACCTCCAGCTCCTTCCAAG GTTAGTGTGGAGAACCTATGGGGTACTGCTACGTCGGAAGGTTGGAGACCTTCATCTGCTCCACGATCTGATTGGCCCC CTCCTCCAAATGAAAGCAATGGCTATCTGCGTGTTCGTTGTAATGGAGGTCTGAATCAACAGCGTACTGCG ATATGCAATGCAGTTCTTGCTGCAAGAATCATGAATGCTACACTTGTGCTTCCTGAGTTGGACGCAAACTCCTTTTGGCATGATGACAG TGGTTTTCAGGGTATATATGATGTCGATCATTTTGTCAATTCACTCAAGGATGATGTACGTATTGTAATGAGCATtcctgaaattcaaaaaaatggaaaaacaaAGAAGTTAAAGGCGTTCCAG ATTCGACCTCCTAGAGATGCTCCTGTCAGTTGGTATACAAAAGATGCTTTGGAGAAGATGAAAGAACATGGTGCTATCTATCTCACTCCTTTTTCCCATCGTCTTGCTGAAGAGATTGACATACCGGAATACCAGCGATTGAGATGCAGAGTTAACTACCATGCTCTCAGATTCAAGCCACATATTATGAAGTTAAGTAACTCGATAGTCAGCAATCTTCGTACAGAAGGCCACTTCATGGCAATTCATCTTCGGTTTGAGATGGATATGTTAGCATTTGCTGG GTGCTATGATATATTTAATCCTGAGGAGCAAAGGATATTAAAGAAATATCGGAAGGAAAATTTTAAAGAGAAGGATCTTAAATACAGTGAAAGAAGGGCTATTGGAAAATGTCCGCTGACACCAGAAGAG GTTGGTCTAATCTTGAGTTCGATGGGATTTGAAAATTCCACAAGGATTTACATTGCAGCTGGTGATTTATTTGGCGGTGAGCGGTTTATGCAGCCTTTTGAATCCATGTTCCCACACCTTGAGAACCACAAAACGGTTGATACCTCTGGTGAGCTAGCTGAGAGCACTCGGGGCTTATTAGGCTCTGCTGTGGATTACATGGTTTGTCTTCTGTCTGACATATTTATGCCAACATACGATGGACCTAGCAATTTTGCCAATAATTTAATGGGCCATCGTCAATATCATGGTTTTCGCACCACACTTCATCCTGATAGGAAAGCCCTTGCTCCAATCTTCATTGATCGAGAAAAGGGGAGAACAGCTGGTTTTGAAGAAGCTGTCCGGCGTACAATGCTCAAGACAAATTTCGGAGGTCCTCATAAACGAGTCCCTCCGGAGTCTTTCTTTACAAATTCTTGGCCTGAATGCTTTTGCCAAACAGACCCACAAAATCTTGCCGATAGATGTCCACCAAGTGATACAGTGCAGATAGTAGAAAGTCAAATGGACAGCGATACAACAATCAACTCAGATACCACCCAATCTAACATGACGGCTGTGGTAGAAAGATAG
- the LOC108193379 gene encoding O-fucosyltransferase 1 isoform X3, whose amino-acid sequence MWKRGVHNRSNAIKKRLFGKLSIVVIVIVICTGSLFASTKTYYNAAPPAPSKVSVENLWGTATSEGWRPSSAPRSDWPPPPNESNGYLRVRCNGGLNQQRTAICNAVLAARIMNATLVLPELDANSFWHDDSGFQGIYDVDHFVNSLKDDVRIVMSIPEIQKNGKTKKLKAFQIRPPRDAPVSWYTKDALEKMKEHGAIYLTPFSHRLAEEIDIPEYQRLRCRVNYHALRFKPHIMKLSNSIVSNLRTEGHFMAIHLRFEMDMLAFAGCYDIFNPEEQRILKKYRKENFKEKDLKYSERRAIGKCPLTPEEVKY is encoded by the exons ATGTGGAAGAGAGGAGTGCATAACCGTAGTAACGCAATTAAGAAGAGGCTTTTCGGAAAGTTATCGATTGTGGTTATCGTAATTGTGATCTGCACTGGCTCCTTGTTTGCTTCCACTAAAACTTACTACAATGCTGCACCTCCAGCTCCTTCCAAG GTTAGTGTGGAGAACCTATGGGGTACTGCTACGTCGGAAGGTTGGAGACCTTCATCTGCTCCACGATCTGATTGGCCCC CTCCTCCAAATGAAAGCAATGGCTATCTGCGTGTTCGTTGTAATGGAGGTCTGAATCAACAGCGTACTGCG ATATGCAATGCAGTTCTTGCTGCAAGAATCATGAATGCTACACTTGTGCTTCCTGAGTTGGACGCAAACTCCTTTTGGCATGATGACAG TGGTTTTCAGGGTATATATGATGTCGATCATTTTGTCAATTCACTCAAGGATGATGTACGTATTGTAATGAGCATtcctgaaattcaaaaaaatggaaaaacaaAGAAGTTAAAGGCGTTCCAG ATTCGACCTCCTAGAGATGCTCCTGTCAGTTGGTATACAAAAGATGCTTTGGAGAAGATGAAAGAACATGGTGCTATCTATCTCACTCCTTTTTCCCATCGTCTTGCTGAAGAGATTGACATACCGGAATACCAGCGATTGAGATGCAGAGTTAACTACCATGCTCTCAGATTCAAGCCACATATTATGAAGTTAAGTAACTCGATAGTCAGCAATCTTCGTACAGAAGGCCACTTCATGGCAATTCATCTTCGGTTTGAGATGGATATGTTAGCATTTGCTGG GTGCTATGATATATTTAATCCTGAGGAGCAAAGGATATTAAAGAAATATCGGAAGGAAAATTTTAAAGAGAAGGATCTTAAATACAGTGAAAGAAGGGCTATTGGAAAATGTCCGCTGACACCAGAAGAG GTTAAATATTAA
- the LOC108193148 gene encoding uncharacterized protein LOC108193148 has product MAGVSLQCGDCGLLLKSVEEAQEHAELTNHSNFSESTEAVLNLVCAACGKPCRSKTESDLHTKRTGHDEFVDKTLEAAKPIALEASKKSDVDMVDAGDASASGEQTEEMVVPEVNQEFLENLELMGFPKARATRALHYSGNTSLEAATEWIVEHEDDSNIDEMPLVPVSSKSEASKPSLTPEEIRIKAQELKERARKKKEEEEKRMEREREKERIRVGKELLEAKRIEEDNERKRIMALRKAEKEEEKRAREKIRQKLEEDKAERRRKLGLPPEDPKPSKPAAPVEEKKTMLPIRPATKAEQMRECLRSLKQAHKDNDAQVKTAFNTLLTYVKNVATKPDEEKFRKIRLSNATFQERVGKLVGGINFLELCGFEKIDNGEFLFLPRDKIDIPVLHTAGNELNSAIVNPFFGVL; this is encoded by the exons ATGGCGGGCGTATCGCTCCAATGCGGCGACTGCGGCTTGTTATTGAAATCAGTAGAAGAAGCTCAGGAACACGCCGAGCTCACTAATCACTCTAATTTCTCTGAATCCACTGAAGCAGTGCTCAATCTCGTCTGCGCTGCTTGCGGCAAGCCTTGCCGCTCTAAAACT GAGAGTGATTTGCATACAAAGAGGACTGGACATGATGAGTTTGTGGATAAGACATTGGAGGCTGCCAAGCCGATAGCTTTAGAGGCTTCAAAGAAGTCGGATGTGGATATGGTGGATGCCGGTGATGCCTCTGCTAGTGGTGAACAAACTGAAG AAATGGTTGTTCCGGAAGTCAATCAGGAATTTCTTGAGAATCTTGAGTTGATGGGGTTTCCAAAAGCAAGGGCAACTCGTGCACTTCATTACTCTG GCAACACTAGCCTCGAAGCAGCTACTGAGTGGATAGTTGAACATGAGGATGACTCCAACATAGATGAGATGCCATTG gTGCCTGTCAGCAGCAAATCTGAAGCTTCTAAGCCTTCTCTGACTCCTGAGGAAATAAGAATAAAAGCGCAAGAACTGAA GGAGAGAGCTCGCAAAAAGAAGGAAGAGGAAGAGAAGAGAATGGAAAGAGAGCGAGAGAAG GAGAGAATCAGAGTAGGTAAGGAACTCCTTGAAGCAAAGAGAATTGAGGAAGATAATGAAAGAAAACG CATAATGGCACTGCGGAAAGCagagaaagaagaagagaaaaggGCTAGAGAAAAGATTCGACAAAAACTAGAGGAAGACAAG GCTGAAAGAAGACGCAAGCTTGGATTACCACCAGAAGATCCTAAACCTTCAAAGCCTGCTGCACCTGTGGAGGAGAAGAAG ACCATGTTGCCCATTAGGCCTGCTACGAAGGCAGAACAAATGAGAGAGTGCTTAAGATCTCTCAAACAGGCCCACAAG GATAACGATGCACAAGTAAAGACTGCATTCAATACTCTTTTGACTTATGTTAAAAATGTTGCTACAAAGCCTGATGAGGAGAAATTTCGAAAAATCAGGCTGAGTAATGCAACCTTCCAG GAAAGAGTTGGCAAATTGGTGGGAGGCATCAATTTTCTTGAGCTATGCGGGTTTGAGAAGATTGATAATGGTGAGTTTTTGTTCCTACCTCGGGACAAAATTGACATTCCAGTGCTCCATACAGCTGGAAATGAGTTAAACAGTGCAATAGTCAATCCCTTCTTTGGAGTCCTCTGA